The DNA segment AATTCTAACTCTACTGAAATGATAAACAAGGTATCAAGTTCTGCAATAGAACCAATAGCAATATCAAGAAATCTTACAAATTCTTTCTTACTCGTTCTTGCAGCACCTTCAGCAATATTTAGAGAAATTGATAATGCAGCTCTTCGCATCTGCGAAGTAATGCCAAAAAGTTCTTCTTTAGGAAAAGATCTGGTAATCAGATATAAATCTTTTATTAACCAAATGCTGTCGCTCCAGGCTTTTAAGTTTCTATGAGGTTTCATCAAAAATGTTTTTTAAATAATAAATATATGTACAAATTCTGGAAGTTAATTAAAAGTAAAAAATTAGAAGTTCTAACAGTCAACTTTTTACATTTTACATCTTACTTCTCACATTTTACTTCTAAAAAATAAAAAAATGAAAGGAAATAACAATTTGTTTCAGGCAGAATTAGTTAATGAAGCGCTGAAACAATCATTTATAAAATTACACCCTTCAAAAATGTTCCGAAATCCGGTAATGTTTATGGTGTACATCGGGACTTTGGTTATGACCGGAGTATGTATCTGGATTGCCATGGGTGAACAAAGCCAGGGAGGCCTGGTTTATAATATCATTGTAACACTCATATTATTTATCACGCTTCTTTTCGCCAACTTTGCGGAAGCTATTGCCGAAGCAAGAGGTAAAGCACAGGCAGATTCTTTGAGAAAAACGAGAGAGGAAACGCCAGCCAAAAAGGTGAAAAATGAGATGTTAAGTGTGAAAAGTCTCTTCGCTCTGGAACCTTCTGACTTCTTACTAACAACTTCTAACTTATTGAAAAAAGGAGACATATTTGTTTGCGAAACCGGAGATATCATTCCATCTGACGGTGAAATCATTGAAGGATTGGCAACAATTGACGAAAGTGCCATCACCGGAGAATCTGCACCGGTAATCCGTGAAGCCGGCGGTGATAAAAGCAGTGTAACGGGAGGTACAAAAGTTCTTTCTGATAAAATAAAAGTGAAAGTAACAACGGAACCCGGCGAAAGCTTTCTTGATAAAATGATTGCCCTGGTAGAAGGTGCTTCCAGACAGAAAACACCAAATGAAATTGCTTTAACTATTTTGTTGGCAGGATTTACCTTGGTGTTCATCATCGTTACGGTTACTTTAAAACCATTCGGTGATTATGCCAATACACCGATCACTATTGCTGCATTTATCTCTTTATTTGTATGTCTTATTCCTACTACCATCGGAGGATTGTTATCAGCTATCGGTATTGCGGGGATGGACAGAGCTTTGAGAGCCAATGTGATTACTAAAAGTGGTAAAGCAGTAGAAACTGCGGGAGACATCGATGTTTTATTACTCGATAAAACCGGAACGATTACTATTGGAAACAGGAAAGCCACCCATTTCTATCCTGCGGATGGAATTAGTGAAAATACATTGATTAAAGCTGCGGTCTTAAGTTCAATGGCTGATGAAACACCCGAAGGAAAATCCATCATAGAACTTAGTGAAAAGTTAGATGTAAAAGGTATTGTGAAGGGAGAACTGGCACTTCTTACTTCTCACTTCTCACCTGTATACATCAATTTCACAGCAGAAACAAGAAGTTCCGGTATTGATTATGAGAATACACGAATCAGAAAAGGCGCAACTGATGCAATTAAAAATATTGTTACAAATTCGGGCAATATATTTCCG comes from the Chryseobacterium nepalense genome and includes:
- a CDS encoding four helix bundle protein yields the protein MKPHRNLKAWSDSIWLIKDLYLITRSFPKEELFGITSQMRRAALSISLNIAEGAARTSKKEFVRFLDIAIGSIAELDTLFIISVELEFLSDEDFNLLNHKLETIGKLTYGLKRKLLSE
- the kdpB gene encoding potassium-transporting ATPase subunit KdpB translates to MKGNNNLFQAELVNEALKQSFIKLHPSKMFRNPVMFMVYIGTLVMTGVCIWIAMGEQSQGGLVYNIIVTLILFITLLFANFAEAIAEARGKAQADSLRKTREETPAKKVKNEMLSVKSLFALEPSDFLLTTSNLLKKGDIFVCETGDIIPSDGEIIEGLATIDESAITGESAPVIREAGGDKSSVTGGTKVLSDKIKVKVTTEPGESFLDKMIALVEGASRQKTPNEIALTILLAGFTLVFIIVTVTLKPFGDYANTPITIAAFISLFVCLIPTTIGGLLSAIGIAGMDRALRANVITKSGKAVETAGDIDVLLLDKTGTITIGNRKATHFYPADGISENTLIKAAVLSSMADETPEGKSIIELSEKLDVKGIVKGELALLTSHFSPVYINFTAETRSSGIDYENTRIRKGATDAIKNIVTNSGNIFPAEVEQKVREISQNGGTPLVVSENERALGVIELQDIIKPGIKERFDRLRKMGIKTVMVTGDNPLTAKFIAEKAGVDDFIAEAKPEDKMNYIKKEQAEGRLVAMMGDGTNDAPALAQADVGVAMNSGTQAAKEAGNMVDLDNDPTKLIEVVEIGKQLLMTRGTLTTFSIANDVAKYFAIVPALFIASIPALQGLNIMGLHSPESAILSAVIFNAIVIPMLIPLALKGVAYKPIGASALLRRNLLIYGLGGVLIPFIGIKIIDLIVSVFI